A window of Plantibacter sp. PA-3-X8 genomic DNA:
CGACGACCTCGGCGAGGCACTGGCGTCGGGCGGACCGTCCGCGCCGGACTTCAACGTCTACACGGGCAGCGTCGTCCTGGGCCCCGACCGGGTCCACCACGTCTTCTACACGGGACAGCACCCGGAGCGCCGCGGTGCCGACGGTCTGGCGCTGCAACTCGTCATGCACGCCGTCAGCACCGACGGCATGCGCACCTGGGAACGCCGGGAGGCCGACACCTTCGGCGCCACCGCAGGATATGAGACCGCCGACTGGCGGGACCCCTTCGTCTTCTGGGACGAGGACGCGGCCGTCTGGCGGATGCTCATCACCGCCCGGCACGCACACGGCCCGGAACGGCGTCGCGGCGTCATCGCCCAGTGCACCTCCACGGATCTCTCGACCTGGGAACCCGTCGAGCCGTTCTGGGACCCGCGCCGCTACATCGCCCACGAGTGCCCCGAGGTCTTCCAGTGGGGCGACTGGTGGTACCTCGTGTACTCCGAGTTCAGTGAGTCGTTCACGACGCGCTACCGGATGTCGCGCACCCTGCACGGACCCTGGATCGTCCCCGAGCACGACACGCTCGACGGACGCGCCTACTACGCGGCGAAGTCCGCCGCCCGCGACGGACGCCGGTTCTTCTTCGGCTGGATCGCCTCGCGTGAGGGAGCCCACGACGCCGGCGCCTGGCAGTGGGCCGGCACCATGTCGGTCCTCGAAGCGGAGCAGCGTGCCGACGGCACCCTCGCCTTCCATCCGCCCACCGAACTCAGCGACACCTTCGCGCCCGCCGACGAGCCGACGGACACCGTCGTCGCCCCGGGCACGGTCCTGAGCGCCCCCGACGGGTACGCCGACGCCCTGTCGGCCGTGGACGCACCGAGTTCCTTCCGACTGGTCGCCCGGTTCGACATCGCCCCCGGCACGACCGAGTGCGGCGTCCTCCTCCGGGCGAGCGACGACGGCGACGAGGGCTACGTCCTGCGCCTGGAGCCGAAGCGCGACCGCCTCGTGTTCGACCGCTGGCCCCGCTCCAGCACCGGCACGGAGCAGTGGCAGATCTCGGGCGACGTCCCGTTCGTCGTCGAACTCGAACGCCCCTGCCACCTCGCCCCCGGCTTGCACGAGCTCGAGGTGATCGTCGACGGCGACCTCTGCGTCGCGACCGTCGACGACGCGGTCGTCCTCAGCACGCGCCTCTACGACCGACCGAGCGGTCGCGTCGGCATCTTCGTCGGTGAAGGGACCGTCACCGTCGAGGCGTGCACGCTCCTGGAACGCGACGGCGGCGACTCCGACGACGACCCCACCTCACACCGACTCCTCACCAGCACCACGTCCTGATCCCGACACCACGCTCCGCCCTGCTGCACCACCACCCGCACACCCGCACCCACCTGTGATCGATCAACGGAGATTCCGACCATGCCAACCACCGCACGCCCCCGCACCATGCGCCCCACCCGCAGCACCGCCTTCGTGGCGCTCGTCGCCGCTGCAGCGCTCGCCCTCTCCGGCTGCGCCGGCGGATCGAGTGCCACGGACCCGACCGACGTCGACCCGAAGGGCGACATCGTCCCCCGCGAGATCTCGTGGCTGCTCTCCCGCCCGGCCGACGGCGGGGTGATCACCGCCATGGAGCAGATAGCCGACGAGTACGCGAAGGACCACCCCGGCTTCTCGCTCAACCTCATCACGACGCCCGACCGCCCGTCCTACATCCAGAAGTACGAGACCCTCGCGGCCGCGAACAAGCTCCCCGAGCTCTTCGACACCGACGCGACCCCGTTCGCGCAGAAGCTCGCGAAGCAGGGCCGGATGGTCGACGTCGACCTGCTCCTCGAGGACCTCGGTCTCGCCGACTCCTACCGCGAGGCGGCGCTCAACTACCAGCGGTTCGACGACGGTTCGCTGTACATGGTGCCGTTCGAGTTCCAGCTGGAGTTCTTCTGGTACAACCGCTCGCTCCTCGAGGACGCCGGTGTCACCGTCCCGGCCACGCTCGACGACTTCCCCGCCATGTGCAAGGCGCTCCGCGCCAAGGGCGTCACCCCGATCGCACTCGACGGTCAGGACCAGTGGCCGCTCGAGCGCTACATGGCCTACTACCCGTTCCGGATGGCGGGTCCCGAGTACATCCAGGACCTGAAGGCCGGGAAGGCCTCCTTCTCAGACCCGGCAGGAAAGGCCGCGGCCGAGTGGCTGTACGACCTCGGGCAGGCCGGCTGCTTCCAGGAGGGCTTCTCCTCGACCGGTTACGCGGACGCGCAGGCGCTCTTCACCTCGGGGAAGGCCGCGGTCTACAACATCGGCACCTGGGAACTCTCGAACCTCGCGACGGATGCGCTCGACCCCGGCGTCCGTGACGCGGTCGGCACCTTCACGCTGCCGACCATCGACGGTGCCGTCACCGCCGACAACGAGTACGTCACCCCCTCCGGCATCGGCATGGCCGTGAACGCGAAGACGTACGACCCGCTCGTCCGCGACTTCCTCGCATTCGCCCTCGAGCGCTACCCGGAGCTCTACGCGGCGACTGGCGCGCTGTCGCCGACGACCTCCGCGCAGACCACCGTCCCCGCGAACGCGACCGAGCTGTACGCCAGCTCCGTGGCGCAGGCCGACGGCGTCGGACCGGCGATCGCGATGCCCTGGGACACCCAGCTCGACCCGGCCACGAACACCCGACTCCAGCAGGAGCTGACCCTGCTCGTGCAGGGCGACATCACGCCGGACGAGTTCATCACGACGATGGATGCGGCCCTCACGGAGAACGTCGATGACTGAGCTCACCCAGAGCGCGGTGGGCGCGGCATCCGCCCGCCCACCGCGGCGGCGGAAGCCGATGTCCACCTCGATGCTGCCCCGCCGGTCGACCCTGTCGGTGCTCGTGTTCCTCGTGCCGCCGCTCGTCCTCTACGGTGTCGCGGTGCTCCTGCCGATCGTGCAGTCGCTGTTCCTCAGCCTCTTCTCGTGGGACGGCATCACGGACATGGCGTTCGTCGGACTCGACAACTACGTGAAGATGCTCACCCGGGACGACGTGTTCTGGACCTCCTTCGGCAACGCCCTCGGCTACCTCGCGATCTGTCTGGTGCTCCAGCTCGGCGGCGCGCTCCTCGTCGCCGGGCTGCTCACGGCCCTCCCCCGGGCCCGCGAGCTCGTCAAGACGCTCTACCTCCTGCCGGCCGTCATCTCCACGGTCGCGATCGCCATCCTGTTCCAGCGGCTGTACGCGCTCGAACCGGTCGGGCTGATCAACCAGCTGCTCGCGTGGGTCGGCCTCGGCGACCTCCAGACGGCCTGGCTGTCGAACGTGCAGACCGTCCTCGCGGCCGTGTCGATCCCGGAGGGCTGGCGGTTCACCGGCCTGTACATGCTCATCATCTACGCCGCCCTCATGGCCGTACCCCGCGACCTCGAGGAGGCCGCCAGGCTGGACGGCGCCTCCTGGTGGCAGATCTTCTGGCGGATCCGCTTCCCGTACATCCGGCCGGTGTGGATCACGACGACGGTCATGGCGACGACCTTCGCGCTCCGCGGCTTCGACATCCCGTACCTGCTGACGAACGGCGGGCCCGGTCAGTCGTCCGAGCTGCTGACCACGTACATGTACAAGACGGCGTTCGTCCACACGGACTACGGCTACGCCAGCGCGATCTCCATGTTCATCGTCGTCGAGTGTCTCGTCGCCGTCGGCCTCATCTTCCTGCTGCTCCGACGGAAGGACAAGTCATGACCGCCACCCTCCCCGCCCGGCCGACCGAACACGTCGCGCCCCCGGTAGCGCCGACACCGAAGCGGAAACCCCGGCACACCCCGCGCGTGCGGGTGCAGCGGACGATCCTCACCGTGACCGTCGTCGCGATCGTGATCGTCCAGGTCTACCCGCTCGTCTGGTTGCTGCTCACGAGCTTCCGGACGGCGGCGGATTTCGCCGGTGGCAACCCCTTCGCGTTACCGTCCGAGTGGACGCTCGAGAACTACGCGCGGGCGTTCTCGACCGGCAACCTCGGGCTGAACATCGTCAACAGCCTGATCGTCACCCTCGGGTCGAGTGTCCTGATCGTCATCGCCGGCATGATGGCGGCGTACGCGCTCCAGGTCCTCGGGTTCCGGTTCAGCGGGCTCGTCCGCGGCCTGTTCCTCCTCGGCATCATCGTGCCCGTGCAGATCGCCCTCGTCCCGCTGTTCATCGACTACTCGCAGGTCGGCTTGCTCGACACCCACCTGTCGATGATCATCCCGCTGGCGGCGTTCGCCCTGCCGATGGCGGTGTACCTGTTCTCCTCGTTCTACGAGTACATCCCGAGGGAGATGTACGAGGCCGCGTCGCTCGACGGGGCGGGTCCGTACCGGATCTTCGGCCAGATCACCTTCCCGCTCTCGGTCAACACGATCATCACCGTCGTGCTCGTCAACAGCATCTTCATCTGGAACGACTTCATCTTCGCGAACACCTTCGTGCTCTCGGACGGATTGAAGACCATCCCGCTCGGCCTGCAGAACTACATCGGGGCGATGGGGAACACTGATTGGACGGCGACGTTCGCCGCCGTCTGCGTCACGGTCACACCGCTGCTGCTGGTGTTCCTCGTGTTGAACAAAGCGATGATCAGCGGCCTCGAGAGCGGAGCGACCAAGGGATGAGCAGCACCGACCAGCCGAAGCCCGGCGCGGACCACCCGAAGAACACCTCGGGCATCACGATGCGCGACGTCGCGAAGGCCGCCGGCGTCTCCGTGGCGACCGTCTCGCACGTCGTCAACGACAAGCCGGGGTCGCGGATCGGCGAGGACGCGAAACGTCGGGTGCACGAGGCGGTGGCGGAGCTCGGCTACCGGCCGAACGCCCTCGCAAAGACGCTGTCCCAGGGGCACTCACGGTTCATCGGCCTCGTCGCCGACGCGATCGCGACGACCCCGTTCGCCGGCCAGATCATCCACGGCGCCCAGGACGAGGCGTGGCGCCACGGCTACGTCCTGCTCGTCGCCAACACCGACGGCAACACGGCCGCCGAGGTGGAGGCCATCGCGATGATGCTCGAGCACCAGGTCCGCGGGATCCTCTACTCGACCTGGTTCCACCACGAGATCACCGTGCCGGATGCGC
This region includes:
- a CDS encoding glycoside hydrolase family 32 protein, which produces MNQRGFHQPNGAWVGDVIPWQEDGVFHLLYLHESRRVPKIGMPWHRVTTRNLVDFDDLGEALASGGPSAPDFNVYTGSVVLGPDRVHHVFYTGQHPERRGADGLALQLVMHAVSTDGMRTWERREADTFGATAGYETADWRDPFVFWDEDAAVWRMLITARHAHGPERRRGVIAQCTSTDLSTWEPVEPFWDPRRYIAHECPEVFQWGDWWYLVYSEFSESFTTRYRMSRTLHGPWIVPEHDTLDGRAYYAAKSAARDGRRFFFGWIASREGAHDAGAWQWAGTMSVLEAEQRADGTLAFHPPTELSDTFAPADEPTDTVVAPGTVLSAPDGYADALSAVDAPSSFRLVARFDIAPGTTECGVLLRASDDGDEGYVLRLEPKRDRLVFDRWPRSSTGTEQWQISGDVPFVVELERPCHLAPGLHELEVIVDGDLCVATVDDAVVLSTRLYDRPSGRVGIFVGEGTVTVEACTLLERDGGDSDDDPTSHRLLTSTTS
- a CDS encoding carbohydrate ABC transporter permease, with amino-acid sequence MLPRRSTLSVLVFLVPPLVLYGVAVLLPIVQSLFLSLFSWDGITDMAFVGLDNYVKMLTRDDVFWTSFGNALGYLAICLVLQLGGALLVAGLLTALPRARELVKTLYLLPAVISTVAIAILFQRLYALEPVGLINQLLAWVGLGDLQTAWLSNVQTVLAAVSIPEGWRFTGLYMLIIYAALMAVPRDLEEAARLDGASWWQIFWRIRFPYIRPVWITTTVMATTFALRGFDIPYLLTNGGPGQSSELLTTYMYKTAFVHTDYGYASAISMFIVVECLVAVGLIFLLLRRKDKS
- a CDS encoding ABC transporter substrate-binding protein, with the translated sequence MPTTARPRTMRPTRSTAFVALVAAAALALSGCAGGSSATDPTDVDPKGDIVPREISWLLSRPADGGVITAMEQIADEYAKDHPGFSLNLITTPDRPSYIQKYETLAAANKLPELFDTDATPFAQKLAKQGRMVDVDLLLEDLGLADSYREAALNYQRFDDGSLYMVPFEFQLEFFWYNRSLLEDAGVTVPATLDDFPAMCKALRAKGVTPIALDGQDQWPLERYMAYYPFRMAGPEYIQDLKAGKASFSDPAGKAAAEWLYDLGQAGCFQEGFSSTGYADAQALFTSGKAAVYNIGTWELSNLATDALDPGVRDAVGTFTLPTIDGAVTADNEYVTPSGIGMAVNAKTYDPLVRDFLAFALERYPELYAATGALSPTTSAQTTVPANATELYASSVAQADGVGPAIAMPWDTQLDPATNTRLQQELTLLVQGDITPDEFITTMDAALTENVDD
- a CDS encoding carbohydrate ABC transporter permease is translated as MTATLPARPTEHVAPPVAPTPKRKPRHTPRVRVQRTILTVTVVAIVIVQVYPLVWLLLTSFRTAADFAGGNPFALPSEWTLENYARAFSTGNLGLNIVNSLIVTLGSSVLIVIAGMMAAYALQVLGFRFSGLVRGLFLLGIIVPVQIALVPLFIDYSQVGLLDTHLSMIIPLAAFALPMAVYLFSSFYEYIPREMYEAASLDGAGPYRIFGQITFPLSVNTIITVVLVNSIFIWNDFIFANTFVLSDGLKTIPLGLQNYIGAMGNTDWTATFAAVCVTVTPLLLVFLVLNKAMISGLESGATKG